The Salinirubellus salinus genome segment CGTCACGGTCGGCGTCGCGGCGTCGGCCGCGAGGGTCTCCGGGTCGAACACGAACGGCTCGTCGGACCCGCCCATGCCACGTGGAGTCACGGGCCGGTTATGTCGTTGTCGCTCGCGGGGTCGGCGGCGCTGTTTCTCGGAGACGGCGGGGAGGAACGGTCAGTCCTCGGAGACTCGCTGGACCGGGCGTTCGCGTCGGCTGTCGACGGTCCGGACGAGCCGGGCGGCCAGCACCCGGTAGTGGTCGGTCCCCGTGCGCTTGCGATAGCAGTCGACCGCGCCACACTCGATGGCCTCGATAGCGACGCTCGCGTCGTCGACGCCCGTGAACAGGACGACCGGGAGGTCGGGGCGGGTCTGGCGGATACGCTCGAGGAGTTCGATGCCGTTCATCCCCGGCATCTCGTAGTCAGAGAGTACGCAGTCGAACGACTCCGTCTCGACGCGCCTGAGCGCCGCGTCCGGGTCTGACTCGGTGGCCACGCGGAGCCGGTCGTTCGACCGCTCGAGGAAGGTCGCCACGATGTCGAGGAGGGCTTCGTCGTCGTCGACGTGGAGGACGTCGATGGGCCCGTCCATCACCGGGGTGTGAGCGACTCGCCCGTCTCGGCCTCGATGGCCTCGCGGCACTCGTCGCAGAGCGGGACCGACTCGTGTTTCGTGCTCCGGAGCAGGAGCTCGTAGCGCTCCTCCGCCTCCCCCCGGCAGTTCACGCACCTGTCGTGGCTCATACATCACCGTAGGAGAAGGGGGTACAAAAGTCTGCAGTTCGGATTCTCGAACTGTGGAACCGGGCCGGTCGCCCGTCTACGCTGACTCGATGGCCTCGCGCCACGCGTCCGGAATCGGCTTCGACTCGCCCGCCTCGCGGTCGTAGACCACCTGCACCGTCTCGGCCGTCGCGGCCACGGTCCCGTCCTCGCGTCGGATCTCGTAGTGCATCGGAATCGAGGCGGTGCCAAGTTCCGGTATCGTCAGCGCCACGGTCACCACGTCGTCACCCTCGACGGGTGCGCGGAACTCAATGGCGATGGACGCGAGCACGCTCCCCACCTCGCTGAGCGACTCGCCGACGACCTCCCGGAAGTAGTCGGCCCGCGCCTGTTCGAGGTAGGTCGCGTAGACGGCGTTGTTGACGTGGCCCATCGCGTCGATGTCGCGGAACCGGACCCTGAACTCGGTCTCGAACTCGTACTCCGTCTCGGCTTCGTCGGTCATACGCCCGGTCCACACCGACCCGGGATGTACCCTGCGGAGACGGGTCGACCCGCCGCGGGTGGCAGGGTCAAGAGCCCGGACCCCGTAGGTGGGGTATGGACACCGCCGACCGGTTCATGCTCGTGGGACTGGCCATCGTCTTCGCCCTCATCGCCGTGGGGCTGGTGGTCGCGTACGTGGTGGGCTGAGGCGTCCCGTACCGCGAGACTCGTCGGTGCCGGCCCGAATGCGCGTCCGGGGGTGCCTGCGCGTGCCGGCAACGGAGTCAGGGCCGGCGCGCCACTGACTCCCGACGCTATGCGAGCCACACCGACTCCGAGGTACGGTCGACCGGGCACGGTCGACACGACGAGCGGGACCGAGACGACGACCGAGCGCGGCCGCGGGGGTCGCCCGTGACGCTCCCGCTGCAGGCGCCGCTCGTCCCCCTGCTGTTCTCGGGGGACTTCCTGTACGCGGCGGTGGTGCTGTTCGTCGTCGCGCTGGTGGCGGGCCTGTTCGGGTTCCGCGGCATCGCGGGCATCTCGATGGAGGTGGCGCGGCTGTTCGTCGTCATCTTCCTCGTGCTCGCCGTGGTCGCGCTGATACTCTGAACGGCCCTCCCGCTTCGCTCCGCTTCCCGACCGGTACTGGCGAGTGCAGGCGAAAGCGGTGGTCCCCTGCGGGGTGTATCGGGAGGTGTCGTATGACGGAACTCGACGCGGTTCAGGAGTCGACGCGGAACGAAGTCGCACAGTACCTCCGCGAGTTCGCGGACCAGCTCGAGACCACCGACCGGCCGATGGGGACTCCCCTGCCCGAGGGTGGTGACACCACCGAGGCGTCCACCGACGGTGAGCGTCGGGTCGGCCCCGACGGGAAGGTGACCCTCGTGGTCGGCAACGATAGCGCGACCATCAACCCACCCGAGACGGTCGGCTTCACCGTCCGGGTGGACGACGACGACCCGCTGGTCGGCGGGGAGTCCGAGCGCCGGCTCGAGTTCACCCTCGAGTGGGCCGCCGAGGCCGTCGAAGCGGACGGCTCGCTGGAGATCGAGTGACACGGTCGGCGGCATCGTACGGGCCGACCTTCTCTGCGCAGTTCACGCCGGGCGAGCGGCTGCTGTGGACGCTGCGGCCGCTCACGAGACGGTCGCGTAGCGGGTCGGTCCCGTCGGTGACGGGTCGAGGAGGGCGGTGCGGACTGGCCGGCCGCTAACCGCTGGTGTCCGTGGTGAAGACGGCTTCGCCCTGACTCTCGGCGCCGGCGACCGCGGTCGTGTCCGAGCCCGAGGCCCCGCGCTCGCGGCGGTACTGGACGAACGCCGCCAGTGCCGCGAGCGAGACGAGCGCGGCCAGCCCGAGCAGGCCGCGACGGCGCCGACTGCGCGAGTCGCCGTCCTCCGGACTGACCGACCCGTCCCCGCCCTCGCCCTCGGCGTCCGTCGCCGTGTCTCCGTCGTCCGATGCCACCCCGTCGGCGTCACGCCACGACTCCGCGCCCGGATCGTCCGTGACGACCGTCACCGAGGCCTCCGCGAGCGCCTCGTGGACGGCCTCCTTGACCGGCCGCTCGACGACTGCGGCAACGGCGTTCGGGAGTCTGCGCTTCTCCGACACCGACCGTGTCGATGGTGATTCACTCACGACTGGAACTGTGGGCCACGTCGTCCCGGGCGTTCTGCCTTCGCTCGCAAGGCCCCATCCCCAGCGCTACCCGCTGCCCGCCTCCGAGACCGGCCCGACGAGGAGTGTGTCCTCGACGAGCGACCCCGTCGCCCGGCGGAGCCGCTCCGAGAGCGCCTGGTGGGAGATGTCGAGTTCGCTGGCGAGTTCCTCCATCGTCGTCTCGCGCGGGATCTCGAAGAAGCCCCGGCGGGTCGCCAGCACGAGCGCCTCGTACTGGTCCTCGCTCAGCCCGAAGCGGCCCGCCGGCTCGCCCTCCAGCTCGCGGATGGACTCGACGTCGAACGTCAGGCCGTGGGCCTCGGCGAACTCGTGGGTCCGCGAGAAGTGGTCGCGGTCGGGGTAGAACACCCTGAGCTGCCACCGGTTGCCCTGGCCGTAGGCGTCGAGGACGGTCGCCTCCGCGTTCGTCAACAGCTGCAACAGGAGGTCGACGTGGTCGACCCAGTTCATCCGGTAGAGCGTCTCGTCCTCGAACTCCGAGAGGCAGGTCACGTCGTCGACCGTCGGGTCCGCCTCGAACGACCGCTCGACGGCCTCGCGGTCGACGTGGCGCATCCACAGGAGCGGCATCACCGACGACTCGCCGCTCCGGATGATGCGCTCACACTCCACCTCGGCGTCGGGGTACGCCCCGAGCGTGCGTGCCAGCGCGAACTCCTCGGCGGGTACCGTCCCCCGCACGATGGTAGCCATATCCGGGGTCGTCGCCTCTCGTTGAAGAATCTATGTGAGCCACGCGAGAAGGTGGGCGGCGGCTGGACGAACCCCGACCGTGCCGCGCCGGTCGTCGTCGCCCGCCGCCCGTCGGGACGTGTTCGTGCCGGATGAGCGCACGTTATGTGCCCACTTAACCAAATATGTGGTCTTTTAGGCGCTCCAAACACTCGTGTGTTTGGTTTAGGGGTGCCAAACAGGACAAGTATATGGTCGTAGCGACCGAAGCGGGAGGTGTATGAGTGCCGAAAGCCTCGAACGACGGACCCGGAACTACCTGAGCAGCAGCGTCCCGCAGATTCAGGACCACGGCGGCAACTTCCAGATAGAGGACGTGGACGAGGAGTCCGGCGAGATCACCGTCGCCATCGGCGGGGCCTGCTCGGGCTGTGGTATCGCGCCGATGACGATGCGGGCCATCGAACGACGGCTCCCCGAGGAGGTCGACGAGGTGACCAGGGTGACGGTCCGACGGACGAGTGGGCCGCGCGCGGCCGTGATGCCCGACAAGACCGAAGAGATGGAGACGATGGAGGAGTACCAGGACTACGAGCCGCCGTTCTGAGCGGGCCAACGAGGCCTCCCTAGCCCTCTGCGCCCTCCGACGGTGACACCTCGCCGTCGGGTGGGTCGTATGGAAGTAGCGCCACCAGTCGCTCGGCCACCACCGGGCTGAGCACCCCCGCCATCTCCATCGCCTCGCGTTCGTACTCGTCGAGGTCAAGGACGCTCCGGAAGAACCACGAGAGGGTCACGTACGTCTCGTGGAGCGCCGCGGCGCGCTCGCGGCCCGCCTCGGTGAGTTCGACACCCTGGTACGGCTCGTACTCCACGAGCCCTTCGTCGTCGAACCGGTGGAACACCTCGACGGCCGTCCCTGGCGTCCGGTCGAGCAACTCGGCGACGACGCCGGGTGAGACCGGCGGGGACTCCCGGTGCTGGGCGACGTAGAGCGCGAGCAGGTACTGCGCTCGGTCGGTCATCGCCGTGGCGTCCGCCGGCCGGCCCGCCGCCGTCTCCGCCCTCCATCGCGATCACGCATACTCTGTAGTGTTTAGGCAAGCCTAAAAAATTCCCGGGTCGCCGTCGTCCGTCGCCGCTCGCCGTTCGCCGCGACGCCCACGCTTTTGCCCACCTCGGGACAACGACGCGTATGGTATCGGACCGCGCCGACGAGACGACGCCGTTCCTGGCGATGGAGGTGTTCAGGCGGGCCAGCGAACGCGCCGACGCCGTCCACCTCGAGGTGGGCGAACCGGACTTCGAGCCACCGGGGTACGTCGTCGACGCGGCCGTCGACGCGCTCCGACGTGGTGACACCGGCTACACCGCCGCGGCCGGGAAACTCGGCCTCAGGGAAGCCATCGCCGACTACTACGACCGGACCTACGGGGTGGACGTCTCGCCGGAGCGGATCCTGGTGACGCCGGGGTCCTCGCCCGGGCTGTTGCTGGCCTGTCTGGCGACGCTCGACCCCGGCGACGAGGCGGTGCTGACCGACCCGCACTACGCGTGCTACCCGAACTTCGTCCGGCAGACCGGCGCCACGGTACGGACGGTCGAACTCGACGCGACCGAGGGGTTCGCGCTCCGGCCCGACCGGTTCGCCGCCGCGCTGGAACGCGACCCCGAGGTGCTCCTGCTCAACTCGCCCGCCAACCCCACCGGCGCGGTGATGGACGGTGACACGCTCCGCGAGGTCGTGGAGCTCGCCGAGACCAGGGGGACGACCGTCGTCGCCGACGAGATCTACCACGGGCTGGACTACGACGTGGAGGCCCGCTCCGTCCTCGAGTTCACCGACGAGGCGTTCGTCACCGACGGCTTCTCGAAGCGCTACGCAATGACCGGCTGGCGGCTCGGCTGGGTCGTCGTCCCCGAGTCCTACGCCGACGTGGTGAACCGCCTCGTGCAGAATCTGTTCATCTGTGCGCCCTCGTTCGTCCAGGAAGCCGGGCGGGTGGCGCTCGAACGCGAGGACGACCACCTCGACCGCGTCAGGGAGACCTACCGCGAGCGCCGGGACCTCCTCGTCGACGCCGTCGCCGACTGGGGTCACGGCCTCGACCTCGGCTACACCCCCGGTGGCGCGTACTACCTCCTCGTGGATGTCTCCGAACTCGGTGACGCGTTCGACGTGGCCGACCGCCTGCTCGACGAGGCGGGCGTGGCGACGACACCCGGCGTCGACTTCGGCCCCGCGGCCGCGGACTACCTCCGGCTCTCCTACGCGACCTCGATGGACCGGCTCCGCGAGGCCGACCGCAGAATCTCGGTGTGGCTGGCGGACGTCTGAGTCGCCACGGGCGTCTCCGGCTCGTACACCCACATTGCGGGTGCTGGTCTACCAGCTCACCGCGTCGTTGACGATCCCACCGAGAACTAGACCCCTGAACAACGGGCGAGTCGATATGAGCAACCCGAATGGGGCGCACCGGTAACAGTGAGGGTACCCGTGGCAGGGGACGAAGAACGAAGTAGAACGCCTCGCATACCCCTGCATGCGCCGATCAGTAGCCGTCCGGATTGCGGTACTTCTGGTGCTCTTGGGCGCGTACGTCTCACTCCCCGTCTTTTACGATACGGTAAGGAGCACGGAGCCCGTACTCTCGGGACAGCAGGTACTCTTTGCCAACCCACAGGCGTTCGTCGGAGAGGAAGTCGTCGTCAGCGGCTCTGTCGTCGACGAAGAGCCCGTTCGTGTCCGTGTCACTGGGCCGGGAGACAGCACGGTGACCGTGACCCTCGTCGGCGGGACCTGCTGTCCTGAGACCGGGAGCCTCAGCCACTCGTACGGCGTCTTGGTCGACGAGCGAACGGTCGACGTGATACGCATGATCGTGGTCCCGTGGTGGGGCCTGTTCTACACGTACGCCGTCTCGCTCGTGGCTGGCGTGTGGGTCCTGCTTCTGGGGATGCGTACGTGGAGTTTCGACGTCTCGAATCTGGAACTGGTTCCTCGTAGTGCACCCCGGTGGGCCAAGCAGGATACGGATTCCGGGCTCGTGGACAAAACGGAGGAGGATTCGGATGCCTGACTGGCTCACCCACGTCCTGATCGTATATTCGGTATGTCTGATTCTCTCCCGAAGATGTGTCTGGCTCTCGCCACCGTACGTAGCCGTCGCCATGGGAGGTGCACTCCTCCCGGACGTCTCTAAACTGAATCTCCTCGTCTCCCCGTACGCAATCCGACAGACGCTTGATATTCCGTTCTCGTGGACTGGACTTCACACGACCGGTGGGGTGGTACTCGGCAGCCTCGTCGGAGGCGTACTGACGAGTGCGGAGCATCGCTCGCGAGTGGTCGCGCTCCTCTTGCTCGGCGGAGCCTCGCATCTCGTGGCCGACGCATTCCTCAGAACGCCCACAGGCGGTTCCTACCCGCTGCTCTGGCCCATCACTGACTACGCGCCTCAGACTCCGGGGTTGTACCTAAGTACGGACCCTGCCCCCACGGCAGTGGCTCTCGGTATCGCGGTGGCTCTGACTCTGCTCGGTCGAGACGACAGCGATGGCACGGACGACCGGTGAGTCGAGGATGTGGCCTGTATCGTCGCACTAGGGTGGATCGACGGGACCTCGATACTGACCGATCAGATTCTCCGCCGGGCCGAAGCTGAACTTCGAGAGGAGCTTCTCCAGTTTGGTAGCCATCCCTCCGATTCCCCGATACGAGATGAACCGCTTGTGGAAGGGGATGTCCTGCCGGACGACGTCCTCGTTGAACTCCCAGGGGTGGAAGTAGATGGTGGCTGGGATGTGACGGGCGTTCAGATTCCTGATACCCTGGTGGACGATCGAACTGGGGAGCAAACGCGCGTAGAACCCGCCAGCTATTGGGACCGGGAACCGTGGGTGGAACACTGCGGGCGGCAGTTCGAGTATCGTCCCGTGTCTCGCCATCGGTTCCGGTGACATCAGCCGCACCGGACCCACACCATCGGCTACCGAGACTTCTCGTACGTGTCCGTTCGACCGCGGGCTGTCAAATCTCGATTCGACCGGCTGGTCGACGAACGGGGTGTCCGAGCAGGCGAGATACGGCCGCTTCGGCGCGTTCGACACCCCGTACATCGGCGTCCGGACGGGGAAGATACTCGAATCGTACGCGAACCCGTACTCGACGAGCGTCTCTATCGCCCAACGGGTCTTCGGCGTTATCGAGAAGTTCGGGGCTCGGAATCCAACGACCTGCTCACCGGTGGCTGCCTCTATCGCCTCTACGCTCCGACAGATCTCCTCACTGAACGTCTCCCGCGTCAGGTCGAAGAGCGGCGTGTGAGTGTGGCCGTGCGACGCGACCTCGTGTCCCTCGTCCGCGATACGTCCGACGAGACCAGGGTGTTCTTGGGCAACCTCTCCGACGACGAAGAACGTCGATTTCGCGTCGTAACGTGCGAGTATCTCCAGCACCGTCTCCACCGACTGCTGGATGTGTGTCGTCGGGTCAGTGACCGCATCCGTCAGGAGCGTCGCGGAGTACCAGTGCTCGGTGTCGAACGTGAGGACGTTTTGGATTTCCTCTTCGGTTGTCTCTTTCACTGTCTCCTCCCTCGATTCGGGCTCTGTGGAGTCGGGTTCAGTACGGGTGACTCCTCCCAGCCCGCCGATCACGAAGTCGGTCACCCGTGGTGCCGGTCCCCTCGACGAGACTCCCCGTCGCCGTTTACGGGTCGGCCTCTGACAGTTGCCCGTCCTCTCCTCGCCTCCGGGTCGCACTAGACATCTGTAGTTACTATAGTATATGATAAGGGTTTTTCATTTTTGCATGTATTTCTATTGGTAAATGAATGGGGAAGAATATGTCTGCTATCCTCGCTCCCCGGAGTAGGATATCCAACACTCGTAGCGCAGAGGATGCGCCAGACTGCCACGAGACACTGTATCTCCACCGAGCAGGTGAGTCGTCGTCAGCTACTGGTGTCGAGGTAGGTATCTTGGAGGTACTGTTGGACCTGTTGGCGTTCGGTGTCGGTGAGAGCGCGGTCATAGACCAGCACCGCGGCGACTTGCATGTCGAGGTATGGGGGTGCGTCGAGTTCCGCGCCGAGGACAGCCTGACCGGTACCGGTGTCGAAGGTGTGGGTTCCGGTGCCGATTTGGGTGCCGTCTTTGTAGTGGGTGAACTGGTCGTTCGCGAGGACGACCGATTGAGTCAGCCACCCGGCATCGGTCCCCGTGACGCCTGCGGGGTAGTCGTTGGGGCCGCCCCAGCCCTGGAGCATCAACTCGCCGTTGTCGTCGACGGTGGTGCCGAAGGCGCGGTTCGGTGAGTGGTCACCCCAGGCGAAGCCGCCGAAGCCGACCGACTGGTAGCTCGTGACGAGGAAGACGGTCCGATTCTGGTTGCTGGTCGGGAAGCCGTTGAGGCTGGTCCGATTCAGGGTGTCGTCGGTGCCGTCGAAGCTCACCGCCGCCGCTCCCGAAGGCGTCGCACCGGTCACCAAGGTGGGGGCGCCCTCGGCCGAGAGGTCGTTGTCCTGGCCGGACTGGTCGGCCCAGCTCGTCACTGCTCCGTCGGTGGTCGAGAGGCCGGTGTCGGACTCGAGGTGCAACACCAGCCCATTCGTCACGGGGAGGTCCGTCGTGCCGCTCGCGGTGACGTCGATGGAGACTGTGGCCTCGTTGGACGTCGCTCCGTCGTCGTCGTCGACGGTGTAGGTAAACGAGTCGGTCGTGGTGGTCGAGCCGTCGTGAGTGTAGGTGACGATGCCGGTCGACGTATTCACCGAGGCCGAGCCGTTCGACGGGGCGGTGACGATAGTGACTGAGGACGGTCCGAGGGTTCCGTCGCTATCCGAGTCGTTCGCCAGGACGTCCACCTCCGCTGATTCACCTTGGGGAACGGACGCGGAGTCGTCGTTGGCTGTTGGCGCCGTATTCGAGGAGGTCACATCGATGGAGACGGTGGCTTCGTTCGAAGTCGCTCCGTCGTCGTCGTCGACGGTGTAGGTGAACGAGTCGGTCGTGGTGGTCGAGCCGTCGTGAGTGTAGGTGACGATGCCGGTCGACGTATTCACCGAGACTGAGCCGTTCGAAGGTTGGCTCACGATGGTGACCGAGGAGGGGTCGAGCGTGCCGTCTGAATCGGAGTCGTTGGCGAGGACGTCCACGTCGACCGAGTCACCTTGTGTGACCGAGGCGGCGTCGTCCAGTGCGGTCGGCGCCGTGTTGCTGGTCGTGTCGAGGTAGGTGTCTTGGAGGTACTGTTGGACCTGTTGGCGTTCGGTGTCGGTGAGAGCGCGGTCGTAGACGAGGACGGAAGCGACTTGCATGTCGAGGTATGGGGGTGCGTCGAGTTCCGCGCCGAGGACAGCCTGACCGGTGCCGGTGTCGAAGGTGTGGGTTCCGGTGCCGATTTGGGTGCCGTCTTTGTAGTGGGTGAACTGGTCGTTCGCGAGTGTGACGGACTGGGTGAGCCACCCGGCATCGGTCCCCGTGACGCCTGCGGGGTAGTCGTTGGGGCCGCCCCAGCCCTGGAGCATCAACTCGCCGTTGTCGTCGACGGTGGTGCCGAAGGCGCGGTTCGGTGAGTGGTCACCCCAGGCGAAGCCGCCGAAGCCGACCGACTGGTAGCTCGTGACGAGGAAGACGGTCCGATTCTGGTTACCGGTCGGGAAGCCGTTGAGGCTGGTCCGACTCAGGGTGTCGTCGGTGCCGTCGAAGCTCACCGCCGCCGCTCCCGAAGGCGTCGCACCGGTCAGTAGCGTCGGAGCTCCTTCCGCAGCGAGGTCGTTGTCCTGGCCGGACTGGTCGGCCCAGCTCGCGACGGTTCCGTCGGTGGTCGAGAGGCCGGTGTCGGACTCGAGGTGCAACACCAGCCCATTCGTCACGGGGAGGTCTCCCGTCGTGTTGCTCGAGGTGATGTCGATGGAGACCGTGGCCTCGTTCGATGTCGCGCCATCGTCGTCGTCGACCGTGTAGGTGAACGAGTCGGTCGTGGTGGTCGAGCCGTCGTGGGTGTAGGTGACGACGCCAGTCGTGGTATTGACCGAGGTCGAGCCGCTCGACGGGGCGGTGACGATCGTCACGGAGGATGCGTCGAGGGTACCGTCGCTATCCGAGTCGTTGGCCAGGACGTCGATGTCGACGGATTCTCCCTGCGTAACGGACGCCGAGT includes the following:
- a CDS encoding acyl-CoA thioesterase, producing MTDEAETEYEFETEFRVRFRDIDAMGHVNNAVYATYLEQARADYFREVVGESLSEVGSVLASIAIEFRAPVEGDDVVTVALTIPELGTASIPMHYEIRREDGTVAATAETVQVVYDREAGESKPIPDAWREAIESA
- a CDS encoding amphi-Trp domain-containing protein, encoding MTELDAVQESTRNEVAQYLREFADQLETTDRPMGTPLPEGGDTTEASTDGERRVGPDGKVTLVVGNDSATINPPETVGFTVRVDDDDPLVGGESERRLEFTLEWAAEAVEADGSLEIE
- a CDS encoding NifU family protein encodes the protein MSAESLERRTRNYLSSSVPQIQDHGGNFQIEDVDEESGEITVAIGGACSGCGIAPMTMRAIERRLPEEVDEVTRVTVRRTSGPRAAVMPDKTEEMETMEEYQDYEPPF
- a CDS encoding polysaccharide deacetylase family protein, with product MTDFVIGGLGGVTRTEPDSTEPESREETVKETTEEEIQNVLTFDTEHWYSATLLTDAVTDPTTHIQQSVETVLEILARYDAKSTFFVVGEVAQEHPGLVGRIADEGHEVASHGHTHTPLFDLTRETFSEEICRSVEAIEAATGEQVVGFRAPNFSITPKTRWAIETLVEYGFAYDSSIFPVRTPMYGVSNAPKRPYLACSDTPFVDQPVESRFDSPRSNGHVREVSVADGVGPVRLMSPEPMARHGTILELPPAVFHPRFPVPIAGGFYARLLPSSIVHQGIRNLNARHIPATIYFHPWEFNEDVVRQDIPFHKRFISYRGIGGMATKLEKLLSKFSFGPAENLIGQYRGPVDPP
- a CDS encoding metal-dependent transcriptional regulator gives rise to the protein MTDRAQYLLALYVAQHRESPPVSPGVVAELLDRTPGTAVEVFHRFDDEGLVEYEPYQGVELTEAGRERAAALHETYVTLSWFFRSVLDLDEYEREAMEMAGVLSPVVAERLVALLPYDPPDGEVSPSEGAEG
- a CDS encoding helix-turn-helix domain-containing protein, translating into MATIVRGTVPAEEFALARTLGAYPDAEVECERIIRSGESSVMPLLWMRHVDREAVERSFEADPTVDDVTCLSEFEDETLYRMNWVDHVDLLLQLLTNAEATVLDAYGQGNRWQLRVFYPDRDHFSRTHEFAEAHGLTFDVESIRELEGEPAGRFGLSEDQYEALVLATRRGFFEIPRETTMEELASELDISHQALSERLRRATGSLVEDTLLVGPVSEAGSG
- a CDS encoding response regulator, encoding MDGPIDVLHVDDDEALLDIVATFLERSNDRLRVATESDPDAALRRVETESFDCVLSDYEMPGMNGIELLERIRQTRPDLPVVLFTGVDDASVAIEAIECGAVDCYRKRTGTDHYRVLAARLVRTVDSRRERPVQRVSED
- a CDS encoding DUF1328 family protein, producing MTLPLQAPLVPLLFSGDFLYAAVVLFVVALVAGLFGFRGIAGISMEVARLFVVIFLVLAVVALIL
- a CDS encoding metal-dependent hydrolase, encoding MPDWLTHVLIVYSVCLILSRRCVWLSPPYVAVAMGGALLPDVSKLNLLVSPYAIRQTLDIPFSWTGLHTTGGVVLGSLVGGVLTSAEHRSRVVALLLLGGASHLVADAFLRTPTGGSYPLLWPITDYAPQTPGLYLSTDPAPTAVALGIAVALTLLGRDDSDGTDDR
- a CDS encoding pyridoxal phosphate-dependent aminotransferase, producing the protein MVSDRADETTPFLAMEVFRRASERADAVHLEVGEPDFEPPGYVVDAAVDALRRGDTGYTAAAGKLGLREAIADYYDRTYGVDVSPERILVTPGSSPGLLLACLATLDPGDEAVLTDPHYACYPNFVRQTGATVRTVELDATEGFALRPDRFAAALERDPEVLLLNSPANPTGAVMDGDTLREVVELAETRGTTVVADEIYHGLDYDVEARSVLEFTDEAFVTDGFSKRYAMTGWRLGWVVVPESYADVVNRLVQNLFICAPSFVQEAGRVALEREDDHLDRVRETYRERRDLLVDAVADWGHGLDLGYTPGGAYYLLVDVSELGDAFDVADRLLDEAGVATTPGVDFGPAAADYLRLSYATSMDRLREADRRISVWLADV